A single region of the Lycium barbarum isolate Lr01 chromosome 2, ASM1917538v2, whole genome shotgun sequence genome encodes:
- the LOC132628238 gene encoding uncharacterized protein LOC132628238 translates to MAALSNSLVLSKPTNPSLFFSSGSCLKSLDQNVSATKLSFGPSHGGKSYSSKRSLTIQASYSDGGRPSGSGAGIFVGGFVLGGIIVGTLGCVFAPQISKALAGADKKDLMRKLPKFIYDEDKALEKQRKKLAEKIDQLNSAIDDISTQLKSDDTPNGGAVNSDDVEAIV, encoded by the exons ATGGCAGCTCTTTCAAATTCATTGGTTTTATCCAAACCCACTAACCCTTCTCTATTTTTCTCCTCTG GTTCTTGCTTGAAGTCATTGGACCAAAATGTTAGTGCCACCAAGTTGTCCTTCGGTCCAAGTCACGGAGGAAAATCATATTCTTCTAAAAGATCATTAACCATTCAAGCGTCATACAG TGATGGTGGACGGCCAAGCGGCAGCGGTGCTGGCATCTTTGTTGGTGGCTTTGTTTTGGGAGGAATAATTGTTGGCACACTTGGCTGTGTGTTTGCACCTCAG ATCAGCAAGGCATTAGCTGGAGCTGATAAGAAGGACCTGATGAGAAAATTGCCCAAGTTTATATATGACGAAGACAAAGCATTAGAG AAACAGCGCAAGAAGCTTGCTGAAAAGATTGACCAGCTGAATTCGGCGATTGATGACATTTCCACTCAGTTGAAGTCAGATGACACACCGAATGGAGGTGCTGTGAACTCGGATGATGTTGAAGCTATTGTATAA